The Glycine soja cultivar W05 chromosome 8, ASM419377v2, whole genome shotgun sequence genome has a window encoding:
- the LOC114423566 gene encoding villin-1-like, with protein sequence MPIVTKDMDSAFQTAGANPGLEVWCIENQRLVSVSNSSHGKFYTGSAYLVLNAVFPKIGPPQYDIHYWLGNEAKKVDSSLASDKALDLDAALGSCSVQYREIQGQESQKFLSYFRPCLIPIEGVFTSKQGNLNGEYQVSMYTCKGDYVVHVKEVPFLRSSLNHEDVFILDTALKIFLFSGCNSTIQERAKALEVVQYIKENKHGGKCEVATIEDGKFVGDSDVGEFWSLFGGYAPIPRDSPCVQESETPPVKLFWINLQGKLCETGSNAFSKEMLETEKCYMLDCDGEIFVWMGRQTLLTERRTAIRAVEEFVRNEGRSNKTHLTFLSEGLESTIFRSYFTNWPKTVEPRLYEEGKEKVAAIFKHQGYEVKELPEEDNEPSIDCTGTIKVWRVDGDELSLLSVTELTKLYSGDCYIVQYTFPGNGRDETLFYAWLGSKCVTEDKAAAISHMSTMADSIRTSPAMAQIHEGKEPAQFFSILQRVIIFKGGTSSGYRKFIEEKGIVDETYNKNLVTLFRVQGTSPDNMQAIQVDQVSTSLNSSYCYILQNKASIYTWIGSLSSARDHNLLDRMVELLNPTWLPVSVREGNEPDIFWDALGGKAEYPKGKEIQGFIDDPHLFALKIARGDFKVKEIYNYTQDDLITEDILLLDCQREIYVWVGLHSAIKSKQEVLHLGLKFLEMDVLVEGLSMNIPIYIVTEGHEPPFFTRFFSWDHSNENIVGNSFERKLAILKGKPKTLEGHNRTPLKANSRPSTPNGHRNISVFSNGRGRSSSPILSSAGSDLRQSGDRLLSSSTPVVKKLLEGSPSHGSAEKTMPQSGSPATELSSSDETVSFPQKDRNVDGENMATYPYERLRVVSANPVTGIDLTKREVYLSNEEFREKFGMPKSAFYKLPRWKQNKLKMSLDLF encoded by the exons ATGCCTATTGTCACTAAAGATATGGATTCTGCATTCCAAACTGCTGGAGCAAACCC AGGCTTAGAAGTTTGGTGTATTGAGAACCAGAGGCTGGTTTCAGTGTCAAATTCAAGCCATGGAAAATTCTATACTGGAAGTGCATACTTAGTCTTGAAT GCAGTCTTTCCAAAAATTGGCCCTCCTCAGTATGACATACATTACTGGTTGGGAAATGAAGCAAAGAAG GTAGACTCAAGCTTGGCATCAGACAAGGCACTTGATCTGGATGCAGCCTTAGGATCGTGTAGTGTTCAATACAGGGAAATTCAAGGCCAAGAATCGCAGAAGTTTCTGTCATACTTCAGACCTTGTCTAATACCCATTGAAGGGGTGTTTACTTCAAAGCAGGGGAACTTGAATGGTGAATACCAAGTTAGCATGTATACTTGCAAGGGAGACTATGTTGTTCACGTGAAAGAA GTGCCATTTCTAAGGTCATCattgaatcatgaagatgtatTCATTCTTGACACTGCCTTAAAAATCTTCCTCTTCAGTGGGTGCAACTCTACCATTCAAGAAAGAGCCAAAGCTTTGGAGGTTGTTCAGTATATCAAGGAGAATAAGCATGGAGGAAAATGCGAAGTGGCAACAATAG AGGATGGAAAATTTGTTGGTGATTCTGATGTGGGTGAATTTTGGAGTTTATTTGGTGGTTACGCTCCCATTCCTCGAGATTcgccttgtgttcaggaatctgAGACTCCTCCTGTAAAGCTATTTTG GATAAATTTACAGGGAAAACTTTGTGAGACTGGAAGCAATGCATTCAGCAAAGAAATGCTTGAGACAGAAAAGTGTTATATGTTGGACTGTGATGGTGAGATTTTTGTCTGGATGGGAAGGCAGACTTTATTGACAGAAAGAAGAACAGCAATCAGAGCTGTAGAA GAATTTGTCAGAAATGAAGGCAGGTCAAACAAGACTCATTTGACATTTTTATCAGAAGGATTGGAAAGTACCATCTTTCGGTCATACTTTACTAATTGGCCTAAAACTGTGGAGCCTAGGCTTTATGAGGAAGGCAAAGAAAAAGTGGCAG CCATATTCAAGCACCAGGGTTATGAGGTGAAAGAGCTTCCTGAAGAAGACAATGAGCCATCTATAGATTGCACTGGCACAATAAAA GTTTGGCGGGTGGATGGTGATGAATTGTCCCTTCTTTCAGTTACAGAACTGACAAAGCTTTACAGTGGAGATTGCTATATAGTACAGTATACATTTCCAGGAAATGGAAGGGATGAGACACTATTTTATGCTTGGCTTGGCTCCAAGTGTGTAACG GAGGATAAAGCAGCTGCCATTTCCCACATGAGTACTATGGCTGATTCAATCAGAACTAGTCCGGCTATG GCTCAAATCCATGAGGGTAAGGAACCAGCTCAATTTTTCTCAATACTTCAGAGAGTAATCATATTCAAG GGGGGAACCAGTTCAGGATATAGGAAGTTTATAGAAGAAAAAGGTATAGTGGATGAAACTTACAATAAAAACCTGGTTACTTTGTTTCGGGTACAAGGTACAAGTCCAGATAATATGCAGGCCATCCAAGTTGATCAA GTTTCAACCTCCTTGAATTCATCGTATTGCTACATTCTGCAAAATAAAGCATCTATCTATACTTGGATTGGGAGCCTATCTTCAGCTAGAGACCATAATCTTCTTGATAGAATGGTGGAGCTACTTAAT CCAACATGGCTGCCTGTTTCTGTGAGGGAAGGGAATGAGCCTGATATTTTCTGGGATGCTCTCGGTGGAAAGGCAGAGTATCCAAAGGGCAAAGAAATTCAAGGATTCATAGATGATCCACATTTGTTTGCATTAAAAATAGCGAGAG GAGACTTCAAG GTGAAAGAGATATACAATTATACACAGGATGATTTAATAACTGAAGACATCTTATTGCTTGATTGCCAAAGAGAGATTTATGTTTGGGTTGGCTTACATTCGGCTATCAAATCAAAACAAGAAGTTCTTCATCTTGGCCTG AAATTTCTGGAAATGGATGTCCTTGTTGAAGGCCTATCAATGAACATCCCTATTTATATTGTAACGGAAGGTCATGAGCCACCATTTTTCACTCGTTTCTTTTCATGGGATCACTCAAATGAAAAT ATTGTTGGTAACTCATTTGAGAGAAAGCTTGCAATTCTGAAAGGAAAACCAAAAACTTTAGAG GGACATAATAGAACCCCGTTGAAAGCAAACTCCAGGCCTTCTACTCCTAATGGACACAGAAACATTTCTGTTTTCTCCAATGGCCGTGGAAGAAGTAGTTCACCTATACTGAGTAGTGCAGGCTCAGATCTTAGGCAATCAGGTGATAGGCTTCTTTCTAGCTCTACTCCAGTTGTCAAGAAGCTCCTTGAAGGATCTCCTTCCCATGGTAGTGCCG AAAAAACAATGCCACAGTCTGGTTCTCCAGCAACAGAACTGAGCTCATCTGACGAGACTGTGAGTTTCCCTCAAAAGGATAGAAATGTGGATGGTGAGAATATGGCAACATACCCCTATGAGCGCCTGAGAGTGGTTTCTGCTAATCCAGTAACTGGCATTGATTTGACCAAAAGAGAG GTATATTTATCTAATGAAGAGTTCCGCGAGAAGTTTGGAATGCCAAAATCTGCTTTCTATAAGCTTCCTAGATGGAAACAAAACAAACTAAAGATGTCACTGGATCTATTTTAG